The bacterium genome includes a window with the following:
- a CDS encoding type I polyketide synthase produces the protein MTEPRDDMPSCVEFVAEEPTATSAFSNEPIAIIGIGCRFPGGAHSPEKFWQLIRDGSDAITEIPPDRFDIARFYDTRPATPGKVISKWGGFLPDVDKFDATFFGISPREAERLDPQQRLLLEASWEALENAGQTPERLADSPAGVFIGMWINDFEDRLFADPDKIDFYMTTGSGRYTASGRLSYMLGLRGPSVTLDTACSSSLVAVHLACQSLRSGECQVALAGGANAILRPHISIAYSQSQMLAPDGRCKFGDERADGYVRSEGAGIIVLKRLSQALADNDPITALILGSVVNNDGRSSGSLGTPGVAGQEDMLRQAYRRAGIAPGSVHYLEAHGTGTRAGDPVELEAIGNVLGADRPAGRPIFVGSVKTNIGHTEGAAGVAGLIKVALSLQHRLIPRSLHFEKPNPNIPWSRLNVAIPATAQDLSTVAGPLCGGVSAFGISGTNAHVVLQEWQGQVTETPEKSVAASAAAAGNGATATGSNYLLPLSAKTPEALVDLARAYKEHLAATADPLPEICSTAGLRRVPHEQRLAVAASSTAEMVDKLEGFLQGEKRPGLVSGSKESEEKRKIVFVFPGQGSQWLGMARGLLVREPSFRASMQQCETALRQYVDWSLLEQLALAESDSRYRLNQIDVIQPTLFSIQVSLAALWRAWGITPEAVVGHSMGEVAATHVAGALSLEEASRIICRRSQLLRRTSGKGAMAVVELTIAEAGKAIQGYEDKLSIAVSNSSRSTVLSGDPAALDAVIAQLEKREVFCRRIKVDVASHSPQMDPLREDLLAAIQGLQPQPAGVTICSTVTGDFIPGERLDEKYWVNNLRQPVLFSTAVRRLRESGHDIFIEISAHPLLLPAIQQELQQLELSATTLPSMRRDEDEQLVMLEALGGLYVLGHPLDWRRLLPQGCRAVRLPNYPWQRERHWIDERPSANGRRVALAAGSGTHPLLGGRFQSAQDGTSFWENEISTQLLPYLADHRVHGMAVLPAAAYVEMALAAARAAFGESPAVIEKIVFHEALFVPNEPPLRLQAILSPTMPGLASFQVLSRADHEKAVWKVHATATLSLRPEISAGVQDPPAARRDRLNGSVTAASHFAAQARRGLHYGPRFQGLRELWQAAGEVLSRLELPSDLSAETAAYRIHPALLDACFQTLLAAAADDAKTYLPVQLASLRWRQAPETAQPLWAHAIRATNGKADEIAGDVFLLDESGKVLLEARGLRLQGLQNETQTVRSDWFHRLVWRELPLAAAPATNGNAAGLQWLLFADQSGAGRRLASLLHERGAAVTLVTAGPAFRRRKPDHFEIDPAARADYQRLLSEAAADWHGIVHLWSLDAAESPEPMAALNAAQETGCLSVMYLVQALGEAELRQNPRLWLVTAGAQAVAEAAPPSAIAQSPLWGLGAVIANEHPEFKCTRLDLAAVRAAAGAAQTAFDLTPLLQELLAGAAEDQVAFRNGKRYAVRLVKLDLATGPDSTSDSVPEIEKAPAQPGQGFRVEISRPGILDHLLLRAAPRRAPGPDEIEIQVRAAGLNFLDVMKALGVYPGLDPDAPVALGGECAGIVCAVGEGVANFAIGDEVMAITPSFIHTSLLASFVTVPARLAVPKPAHLSFAEAAAIPAVFLTAHYALHHLGRMSAGERVLIHSAAGGVGLAALQLAQAAGCEVFATAGTAEKRAFLQSRGVAHVFDSRTLDFADEIRQVTTAAPEGEGGAGVDLVLNSLAGEAIPQSLNLLRAYGRFLEIGKRDIYQNSRLGLEPFKNNLAYFAIDLAAVISDRPKLIAALLAELGQMFEARRLQPLPVQVFSITAATEAFRTLAQGRHIGKIVLSCEEQNVPIAPEAAKPRWLDEQATYLITGGLGGLGLTLAQWLVEQGARSLMLLGRKAPTATAQAALATLEANGARVHVAQADVSQADEVERVFAQIRQTLPPLKGVFHAAGLLADSTLAQMTAARFAEALRPKVQGAWHLHRLTLEEKLDHFVLFSSVAALLGTTGQANYAAANAFMDSLAHYRRSLGLPAISINWGPWSQVGLAAAQTNRGERLESRGLGSLAPAQGLAALAALLAANPAQAAVMPFDFAQWRQFHPAAAQASLLADFVHAQPAEPAPAAASVKPANLKEQLRNLEPGRKRRTLLESHLQEQVAQVLKLKPAVVTLSKPLRTLGMDSLMALELRNRLERSLGLTLPATTFFNYPTVAALTKHLAEKMEISLEIDMKSQETETKSSKSEASPLSFEDTQDIGKILDELEQLSEEEARKILTK, from the coding sequence ATGACTGAACCCCGCGATGACATGCCGTCGTGCGTCGAGTTTGTCGCCGAGGAACCGACGGCGACTTCCGCGTTTTCGAATGAACCGATCGCCATCATCGGCATCGGTTGCCGTTTTCCCGGCGGCGCTCATTCGCCGGAAAAATTCTGGCAGCTCATCCGCGACGGCAGCGATGCCATTACCGAGATCCCGCCCGATCGCTTCGACATTGCGCGATTCTACGATACCCGGCCCGCCACGCCCGGCAAAGTCATCAGCAAGTGGGGCGGCTTTCTGCCGGACGTGGACAAGTTCGACGCCACTTTCTTCGGCATCTCGCCGCGCGAAGCCGAGCGCCTCGATCCGCAGCAACGCTTGCTGCTGGAAGCCTCGTGGGAAGCTCTGGAAAACGCCGGGCAAACACCCGAGCGTTTGGCCGACAGCCCCGCCGGCGTGTTCATCGGCATGTGGATCAATGATTTCGAGGATCGCCTGTTCGCGGATCCCGACAAGATCGATTTCTACATGACCACCGGCAGCGGCCGTTACACCGCCTCCGGCCGGCTGTCTTACATGCTCGGTCTGCGCGGCCCGAGCGTGACGCTGGATACCGCCTGCTCGTCCTCGCTGGTGGCAGTGCATCTCGCTTGTCAGAGTCTGCGCAGCGGCGAATGCCAGGTGGCGCTCGCCGGCGGCGCCAATGCGATTCTGCGGCCGCACATTAGCATTGCCTATTCGCAGTCGCAAATGCTCGCGCCTGACGGCCGCTGTAAATTCGGCGACGAACGCGCTGACGGCTACGTGCGCAGTGAAGGCGCGGGCATCATCGTGCTCAAGCGCTTGTCGCAGGCGCTGGCGGACAATGACCCCATCACCGCGCTGATTCTGGGCAGCGTGGTGAACAACGATGGCCGCAGCAGCGGCTCACTCGGCACGCCGGGCGTGGCCGGCCAGGAGGACATGCTGCGCCAGGCTTATCGCCGCGCCGGCATTGCTCCCGGCAGCGTGCATTACCTCGAAGCGCACGGCACCGGCACGCGCGCCGGTGATCCCGTGGAGTTGGAAGCCATCGGCAATGTGTTGGGCGCGGATCGTCCCGCCGGCCGTCCGATTTTCGTGGGATCGGTCAAGACCAACATCGGCCACACCGAAGGCGCAGCGGGAGTGGCAGGCTTGATCAAAGTTGCGCTCAGCCTGCAGCATCGCCTGATTCCCCGGTCACTCCATTTCGAGAAGCCCAATCCCAACATTCCCTGGAGCCGGTTGAACGTTGCCATTCCAGCCACCGCGCAGGATTTGTCCACAGTCGCAGGCCCGCTCTGCGGCGGCGTCAGCGCTTTTGGCATTTCAGGCACGAATGCGCACGTCGTCCTGCAGGAATGGCAGGGCCAGGTGACTGAGACGCCGGAGAAATCAGTGGCCGCGTCTGCTGCGGCCGCCGGCAACGGTGCTACGGCAACCGGCAGCAATTATCTGCTTCCGCTTTCGGCGAAGACACCGGAAGCACTTGTCGATTTGGCGCGCGCCTACAAAGAGCATCTTGCCGCCACGGCTGACCCGCTGCCGGAGATTTGCAGCACCGCCGGCTTGCGCCGCGTGCCTCATGAGCAACGCCTGGCCGTGGCTGCGAGCAGCACGGCTGAAATGGTTGACAAGCTCGAAGGCTTTCTGCAGGGGGAAAAACGGCCGGGACTGGTGAGCGGCAGCAAAGAATCGGAAGAAAAGCGCAAGATCGTCTTCGTCTTTCCCGGCCAGGGTTCGCAATGGCTGGGCATGGCGCGCGGCTTGTTGGTGCGGGAGCCGTCGTTCCGCGCGAGTATGCAGCAGTGTGAAACGGCCTTGCGCCAATACGTCGATTGGTCGCTGCTCGAACAGCTCGCGTTGGCAGAAAGCGACAGCCGCTATCGGCTCAACCAAATCGACGTGATTCAACCCACTTTGTTTTCGATTCAGGTTTCACTCGCGGCGTTGTGGCGCGCGTGGGGCATCACGCCGGAGGCGGTGGTCGGCCACAGCATGGGAGAAGTGGCGGCCACGCATGTCGCCGGCGCTTTGAGCCTGGAGGAGGCCAGCCGCATCATTTGCCGCCGCAGCCAACTGTTGCGCCGCACCAGCGGCAAAGGCGCGATGGCCGTGGTCGAATTGACCATTGCCGAGGCCGGCAAAGCGATTCAAGGTTATGAAGACAAGCTCTCGATTGCGGTCAGCAACAGCTCGCGCTCGACCGTGCTCTCCGGCGATCCGGCCGCGCTCGACGCAGTGATTGCGCAATTGGAGAAGCGGGAAGTCTTCTGCCGCCGCATCAAAGTGGACGTGGCTTCCCACAGCCCGCAGATGGATCCCTTGCGCGAAGATCTGCTCGCGGCCATTCAAGGTTTGCAGCCACAGCCCGCCGGCGTGACCATCTGCTCGACGGTCACCGGCGACTTCATCCCCGGCGAGCGCCTCGACGAAAAATACTGGGTCAATAATCTGCGCCAGCCGGTGCTGTTTTCCACCGCGGTGCGCCGCCTGCGCGAGAGCGGCCACGACATTTTTATTGAGATCAGCGCGCATCCGTTGCTGCTGCCCGCCATTCAACAAGAGTTGCAGCAACTCGAGTTGAGCGCCACCACCCTGCCCTCCATGCGCCGCGACGAAGATGAGCAGCTCGTGATGCTGGAAGCGCTCGGCGGGCTTTATGTTCTCGGCCATCCTCTGGACTGGCGCCGGTTGCTACCGCAGGGCTGCCGGGCCGTGCGCTTGCCGAACTATCCCTGGCAGCGCGAACGGCACTGGATCGACGAGCGGCCGTCAGCGAACGGCCGTCGTGTGGCCCTGGCTGCGGGCTCGGGCACGCATCCGCTGCTGGGCGGCAGATTTCAATCGGCCCAGGACGGCACCAGCTTTTGGGAGAATGAGATCAGCACGCAGCTTCTGCCTTATCTTGCCGACCATCGCGTGCACGGCATGGCGGTGCTGCCGGCCGCGGCTTATGTTGAAATGGCGCTCGCGGCGGCGCGCGCAGCCTTCGGCGAAAGTCCGGCAGTGATCGAAAAAATCGTCTTTCACGAAGCACTGTTTGTGCCCAACGAGCCGCCGCTGCGTTTGCAGGCCATTCTCTCTCCCACCATGCCGGGATTGGCCTCGTTTCAAGTGTTGAGCCGGGCTGATCATGAAAAAGCCGTGTGGAAAGTGCATGCCACCGCCACGCTGAGTCTGCGTCCGGAAATTTCGGCTGGGGTGCAAGATCCGCCCGCCGCCCGGCGCGACCGCCTGAACGGTAGTGTGACTGCCGCCTCGCATTTTGCGGCGCAGGCCCGGCGCGGTTTGCACTACGGCCCTCGCTTTCAAGGCCTCCGCGAGTTGTGGCAGGCAGCGGGTGAAGTTCTGAGCCGGTTGGAATTGCCTTCTGACTTATCCGCGGAGACGGCGGCGTATCGCATTCATCCGGCGCTGTTGGATGCCTGCTTCCAAACGCTGTTGGCAGCCGCTGCTGACGACGCCAAAACCTACTTGCCGGTGCAACTCGCGAGTCTGCGCTGGCGGCAAGCGCCGGAGACGGCTCAGCCTCTGTGGGCGCATGCGATTCGCGCCACCAACGGCAAGGCCGATGAAATCGCCGGCGACGTGTTCCTGCTCGATGAATCCGGCAAGGTGTTGCTCGAAGCGCGCGGCTTGCGGCTGCAGGGTTTGCAGAATGAAACCCAGACCGTGCGCAGCGACTGGTTTCACCGCTTGGTTTGGCGCGAACTCCCGCTGGCCGCGGCGCCTGCCACCAATGGCAACGCGGCGGGTTTGCAGTGGCTGCTCTTTGCGGATCAATCCGGCGCGGGCCGGCGCCTGGCGTCGTTGCTGCATGAACGCGGCGCCGCGGTCACCCTGGTTACTGCCGGGCCGGCATTCCGCCGGAGGAAGCCGGATCACTTCGAGATCGATCCGGCCGCGCGTGCAGATTACCAGCGTCTGCTCAGCGAAGCTGCGGCGGACTGGCATGGCATCGTGCATCTGTGGAGCCTGGATGCGGCGGAATCGCCCGAGCCGATGGCAGCGCTCAACGCGGCGCAGGAAACGGGATGCCTGAGTGTGATGTATCTGGTGCAGGCGCTCGGCGAGGCGGAGTTGAGGCAAAATCCACGGCTGTGGCTGGTCACTGCCGGCGCGCAAGCGGTCGCAGAAGCGGCACCGCCATCGGCCATTGCGCAATCGCCATTATGGGGACTCGGTGCGGTGATCGCCAACGAACATCCGGAATTCAAATGCACGCGCCTCGATCTCGCAGCGGTGCGAGCTGCCGCCGGTGCGGCGCAAACCGCTTTCGATCTCACCCCGCTGTTGCAGGAACTACTCGCCGGCGCTGCCGAAGATCAAGTCGCATTCCGCAACGGCAAGCGTTACGCCGTGCGTCTGGTGAAATTGGATTTGGCAACCGGGCCGGATTCAACCAGTGACTCTGTTCCAGAAATCGAGAAGGCGCCGGCACAACCCGGTCAGGGTTTTCGCGTCGAAATCTCCCGGCCCGGCATTTTGGATCATCTGCTGCTGCGAGCTGCGCCCCGCCGTGCGCCCGGCCCCGATGAGATTGAAATTCAAGTGCGGGCGGCGGGCCTCAATTTCCTCGACGTGATGAAAGCGCTGGGAGTCTATCCCGGACTGGATCCGGACGCGCCGGTTGCGCTGGGCGGCGAATGCGCGGGCATCGTCTGTGCGGTGGGTGAAGGCGTTGCCAACTTCGCGATCGGTGACGAAGTGATGGCGATCACACCGTCATTCATTCACACTTCGTTGCTGGCTTCGTTTGTGACGGTGCCGGCCAGGCTGGCAGTGCCCAAACCGGCGCATTTGAGTTTTGCTGAAGCCGCGGCGATTCCCGCGGTGTTTCTGACGGCTCATTATGCTTTGCATCATCTCGGCCGCATGAGCGCCGGCGAGCGCGTGTTGATTCATTCCGCGGCCGGCGGCGTGGGTTTGGCGGCCCTGCAACTCGCGCAGGCCGCCGGCTGTGAAGTTTTTGCGACGGCCGGCACCGCCGAAAAACGCGCCTTTCTGCAGAGCCGCGGCGTTGCCCACGTGTTCGACTCACGCACGCTGGATTTCGCCGATGAGATCAGGCAGGTCACCACGGCGGCGCCGGAGGGAGAGGGCGGTGCCGGCGTGGATCTGGTGCTGAACTCGCTGGCCGGCGAAGCCATTCCCCAGAGCTTGAATTTGTTGCGCGCCTACGGCCGTTTTCTGGAAATCGGCAAGCGTGACATCTATCAAAACAGCCGCCTCGGACTCGAACCGTTCAAGAACAATCTCGCCTACTTTGCCATCGATCTCGCGGCGGTGATCAGCGACCGGCCCAAGCTGATCGCAGCGCTGCTGGCTGAGTTGGGGCAAATGTTCGAAGCCCGCCGTCTGCAGCCGCTGCCGGTGCAGGTGTTTTCGATTACCGCAGCAACGGAAGCGTTTCGCACGCTGGCGCAGGGCCGGCACATCGGCAAGATTGTTCTGTCCTGCGAAGAGCAAAACGTGCCAATCGCGCCGGAAGCCGCAAAGCCGCGCTGGTTGGATGAGCAGGCCACGTATCTCATCACCGGCGGCTTGGGCGGCCTCGGCCTGACGCTGGCGCAATGGCTGGTCGAGCAGGGCGCCCGTTCGTTGATGTTGTTGGGAAGAAAAGCCCCCACGGCCACAGCGCAAGCCGCACTTGCCACGCTGGAGGCGAACGGTGCGCGCGTGCACGTGGCGCAGGCTGATGTGAGTCAGGCTGATGAAGTCGAGCGCGTGTTCGCGCAGATTCGGCAAACGCTGCCGCCGCTCAAAGGGGTGTTTCACGCGGCAGGTCTGCTGGCAGACAGCACGCTGGCGCAAATGACGGCCGCGCGCTTTGCGGAAGCGTTGCGGCCCAAGGTGCAGGGCGCGTGGCATCTGCATCGGCTCACACTCGAGGAGAAGCTCGATCATTTCGTGCTGTTCTCCTCGGTGGCGGCGCTGTTGGGCACCACCGGGCAGGCCAACTACGCGGCTGCCAACGCGTTCATGGATAGTCTGGCGCATTATCGCCGCAGCCTCGGCCTGCCGGCAATCAGCATCAACTGGGGGCCGTGGTCGCAAGTCGGCCTGGCGGCGGCGCAAACGAATCGCGGCGAGCGTTTGGAAAGCCGCGGGCTTGGCAGCCTCGCGCCGGCGCAGGGTCTCGCGGCGCTGGCGGCCCTGCTCGCCGCCAACCCGGCGCAGGCCGCGGTGATGCCGTTTGATTTCGCGCAGTGGCGGCAGTTTCATCCGGCCGCTGCTCAGGCTTCGTTGCTGGCGGATTTCGTGCACGCGCAGCCGGCGGAGCCGGCGCCCGCAGCCGCAAGCGTGAAGCCGGCGAATCTCAAAGAACAACTGCGCAATCTCGAACCCGGGCGCAAGCGCCGCACGCTGCTGGAGTCGCATCTGCAGGAACAAGTCGCGCAAGTGCTCAAACTCAAACCCGCAGTGGTGACCTTGAGCAAGCCGCTGCGCACGCTGGGCATGGATTCGCTGATGGCGCTCGAGCTGCGTAATCGCCTGGAGCGCAGCCTCGGCCTCACCCTGCCCGCCACCACCTTTTTCAATTACCCGACGGTTGCGGCCCTGACCAAGCATCTGGCGGAGAAAATGGAAATTTCACTGGAGATCGACATGAAGTCGCAAGAAACCGAAACCAAGTCCTCCAAATCTGAAGCAAGCCCGCTCTCGTTCGAAGACACGCAAGACATCGGAAAGATTCTGGACGAATTGGAACAGCTTTCGGAAGAGGAAGCCAGAAAGATTCTGACGAAGTGA
- a CDS encoding MbtH family protein: protein MNANPPEVEMLFKVVINHEEQYSIWPADRENALGWRDAGPTGTKAECLEYIQQVWQDMRPLSLRRLMETTTPA from the coding sequence ATGAACGCCAATCCGCCTGAAGTTGAGATGCTTTTCAAAGTCGTCATCAATCACGAAGAACAGTATTCCATTTGGCCGGCGGACCGCGAGAATGCCCTGGGCTGGCGCGACGCCGGTCCCACCGGCACCAAGGCCGAGTGTCTGGAATACATTCAGCAGGTGTGGCAGGACATGAGGCCGCTCAGCTTGCGCCGGCTGATGGAAACCACCACACCCGCCTGA
- a CDS encoding winged helix-turn-helix domain-containing protein has translation MIYTSFQEIPFHSSSPERLRQIYAVLYFMKHGYDPTDAIRKAKNRFPTVKDYQTIQDKCTRQFAGNMETFVAWYHSGEMLSRLVETNRLDAHDSQIFTELLSCRHPGGPTYNNRQKPAIICHLSDYAADVDTAFEIVLEEIESAIENLNHDGAKAFESSDYDLVQTLRQAGHRMTEFRDKVYALQKEWNSSFISERTQFSKSERQSKRTQKLSQGLRTREDELRIPILRALTKLGGAAASVDVLREVRESMKSALNEYDLATLPSSGMLRWENAAHWARYEMVKDGLLASGSPRGVWELTPKGKSWLAYQNGNINL, from the coding sequence ATGATCTATACCAGTTTCCAGGAGATTCCATTTCACAGTAGCAGTCCTGAGAGACTCAGGCAAATCTATGCGGTGCTTTATTTCATGAAGCACGGCTACGATCCTACCGATGCTATCAGGAAAGCGAAGAATCGTTTTCCTACAGTGAAGGACTATCAGACAATCCAGGATAAATGTACCAGGCAGTTTGCTGGAAATATGGAAACATTTGTCGCGTGGTATCACTCAGGCGAGATGCTCTCAAGGCTCGTTGAGACAAACCGACTTGACGCGCATGATTCACAAATATTCACTGAGTTGTTAAGTTGCAGGCACCCTGGCGGGCCCACTTACAATAATCGTCAAAAACCCGCAATCATCTGTCACCTCTCAGATTATGCGGCAGATGTCGATACGGCTTTCGAAATCGTTCTTGAGGAAATTGAGAGCGCGATAGAGAATCTCAATCACGATGGGGCTAAGGCTTTCGAATCGAGTGACTACGATTTGGTACAGACTCTTCGTCAAGCCGGACATCGAATGACTGAGTTTCGTGACAAAGTCTACGCTCTTCAAAAAGAGTGGAATTCCAGTTTCATTTCGGAAAGAACCCAGTTTTCGAAAAGCGAAAGACAGAGCAAACGGACTCAAAAGCTCAGTCAAGGCCTTCGAACTCGAGAAGATGAGCTTCGCATTCCCATACTTCGGGCTCTAACCAAGCTCGGGGGAGCCGCAGCCTCAGTTGATGTCTTAAGAGAAGTAAGAGAGTCAATGAAATCTGCTTTGAATGAGTACGATCTGGCCACCCTTCCGAGTTCGGGCATGCTTAGGTGGGAAAACGCAGCGCATTGGGCGCGCTATGAGATGGTCAAGGATGGATTGCTGGCGTCTGGCTCGCCAAGAGGTGTCTGGGAACTAACGCCCAAAGGCAAATCCTGGTTGGCCTATCAGAACGGCAACATCAATCTGTGA
- a CDS encoding alpha/beta fold hydrolase produces the protein MTTTANSWINTFTLRPQARLRLFCFPYAGGSAAVYRPWLNHLPASVELCAVELPGRGARLRERPFQQLGPLAQAAAEGLLPFLDKPFAVFGHSLGGLLAFEVVRLLRRRGCEPLHLFVSSRRAPHAPENDPPIHHLPESAFVAEVGNRYNGIPKAVRESPELMQLMLPVMRADFAVFESYVYAPAEPLACPISVFGGRADQRVAQEHLAGWREHTRSTCTLRLFEGGHFYWQDEVNRAALLAAIAQELKIYLEK, from the coding sequence ATGACGACGACAGCCAATTCCTGGATCAACACTTTCACTCTCCGGCCGCAGGCGCGGCTGCGGTTGTTTTGTTTTCCTTATGCCGGCGGCAGCGCCGCGGTCTACCGGCCCTGGCTGAATCACCTGCCGGCGAGCGTGGAGCTTTGCGCGGTGGAACTGCCGGGGCGGGGCGCGCGCCTGCGGGAACGGCCCTTTCAGCAACTGGGGCCGTTGGCTCAGGCTGCCGCCGAAGGTCTGCTTCCTTTTTTGGATAAACCCTTTGCCGTTTTTGGCCACAGTCTCGGCGGCTTGCTTGCGTTCGAAGTCGTGCGGCTGCTGCGCCGGCGCGGTTGCGAGCCGCTGCATCTGTTTGTTTCATCGCGGCGCGCGCCGCATGCGCCGGAAAACGATCCGCCCATTCACCATCTGCCGGAATCCGCATTTGTCGCGGAGGTGGGTAATCGTTACAACGGCATTCCCAAAGCTGTGCGCGAGAGTCCCGAGTTGATGCAACTCATGCTGCCGGTGATGCGCGCGGATTTTGCCGTGTTCGAAAGCTACGTGTACGCGCCGGCGGAGCCGCTGGCATGTCCGATTTCCGTGTTTGGCGGCCGCGCCGACCAGCGCGTGGCGCAGGAGCATCTCGCCGGCTGGCGCGAACACACGCGCAGCACCTGCACCTTGCGCCTGTTCGAGGGCGGCCATTTCTATTGGCAGGATGAAGTAAACCGTGCCGCGCTGCTCGCCGCGATTGCACAAGAACTGAAAATCTATCTGGAAAAGTGA
- a CDS encoding 4'-phosphopantetheinyl transferase superfamily protein, which produces MNRYDGIVHPQMIEMNPAHPPQSASHTPALHPHALHVWRISLDQPSSLRDSLQDALSADERERADRFVFAKDRERFVVARAALRDIISRYLHVAAGDIRFEYSEFGKPGLARLHQSNLQFNLSHSNGVALLALTLTRRLGIDVEFLRPVNDFEQIARRFFSANESATLFRLPAAQQPLAFFTCWTRKEAYIKAIGEGLSHPLEHFDVSLAPDQPAALLATRPDPAEAARWSLHSLTAGAGYVAALAAEGRDHQLSCWQWQPTGIPHRFSIHPPEAHLNR; this is translated from the coding sequence ATGAATCGATACGACGGCATCGTTCATCCCCAAATGATTGAGATGAACCCAGCCCATCCTCCGCAGTCAGCTTCTCATACGCCGGCATTGCACCCGCACGCTCTCCACGTCTGGCGCATTTCGCTCGATCAGCCCAGCTCGCTGCGCGACAGCCTGCAGGATGCGCTTTCCGCTGATGAGCGCGAGCGCGCCGACCGTTTCGTTTTTGCAAAAGACCGCGAACGCTTCGTGGTGGCGCGGGCGGCGCTGCGCGACATTATCAGCCGCTACTTGCACGTGGCCGCCGGCGACATTCGATTCGAGTACAGCGAATTCGGCAAGCCTGGCCTTGCACGACTGCATCAGAGCAATCTGCAATTCAATCTCTCTCATTCCAACGGCGTGGCGCTGCTCGCTCTCACTCTGACCCGCCGGCTCGGCATCGATGTCGAATTCCTCCGGCCGGTAAATGACTTCGAACAAATCGCCCGGCGCTTCTTTTCCGCCAACGAATCAGCGACGCTGTTTCGCCTGCCCGCAGCGCAACAGCCACTCGCATTCTTCACCTGCTGGACACGCAAGGAGGCTTACATCAAGGCGATCGGAGAAGGCCTTTCCCATCCGCTTGAGCATTTCGATGTTTCATTGGCGCCCGATCAGCCTGCTGCCCTGCTCGCCACCCGCCCGGATCCTGCAGAAGCCGCACGCTGGTCACTGCATAGCCTCACCGCCGGCGCGGGCTACGTCGCGGCGCTGGCTGCCGAAGGCCGCGATCACCAACTCTCCTGCTGGCAATGGCAGCCAACCGGCATTCCCCATCGTTTTTCTATTCACCCTCCCGAGGCACACCTCAACCGCTAG
- a CDS encoding radical SAM protein, with translation MSVSTFEAWEALLAPDSALVSAQGVGPLHRLLVENAKLTWFDIDLHKACNLTCNHCFYHDNYPKSSRPALSAELLEEAIRQALRMQVSVLTFSGMEPTLSKNFSLAITAASASRASFAPQAKIGLITNGLTLPLHLDRLAQTPVDFIDISIDGWESHNLIRSGTRDRVVANFKLAQERLPATRVGSSTVLRNDNIFDVLEMIKHLSAFSSYFYFEPVIAAVDKHVPSLAASNLLAFVTRLRLLAENLADRQMRFSILLNGDQTLPLFYAGILEPEQIEEDELHSLYIRQRFGKAEIDFILRMVPEYFWRSARLSYDGYWLGTCDLLQAPDYRELASGSFAETPDLPQLMQRSLSRDSLFHQMIAELHRQPCGHTLREQQYCLGCFSRRIVDMVHRRYGSQWATVPHAA, from the coding sequence ATGTCCGTCTCGACCTTTGAAGCCTGGGAGGCGCTGCTGGCGCCGGATTCCGCGCTGGTGTCAGCGCAGGGCGTGGGGCCGCTGCACCGCTTGTTGGTGGAAAACGCCAAGTTGACGTGGTTCGATATTGATCTTCACAAAGCGTGCAATCTCACTTGCAATCATTGCTTCTACCACGACAACTATCCCAAGAGCAGCCGGCCGGCGCTGTCCGCCGAATTGCTGGAGGAGGCCATCCGCCAGGCCCTGCGCATGCAGGTCAGCGTCTTGACTTTCAGCGGCATGGAACCGACGCTGTCGAAGAACTTCAGCTTGGCGATTACTGCCGCGAGTGCCAGTCGCGCCAGCTTCGCGCCCCAGGCCAAGATCGGGTTGATCACCAACGGCCTCACGCTGCCGTTGCATCTCGATCGGCTCGCACAAACGCCGGTTGACTTCATCGACATTTCGATCGACGGCTGGGAATCCCATAACCTCATTCGTTCCGGCACGCGCGACCGCGTCGTGGCCAATTTCAAGCTCGCCCAAGAGCGGCTGCCCGCCACCCGCGTCGGCAGCTCGACCGTGCTGCGCAACGACAACATTTTTGATGTGCTCGAGATGATCAAGCATCTCTCGGCATTCTCGAGTTATTTCTACTTCGAGCCGGTCATCGCTGCGGTTGACAAGCACGTGCCCTCGCTGGCGGCGAGCAATCTTCTGGCCTTCGTCACCCGGCTGCGCCTGCTGGCGGAAAATCTCGCTGACCGGCAGATGCGCTTTTCGATCCTGCTCAACGGCGATCAGACCCTGCCTCTGTTCTATGCCGGCATTCTGGAGCCGGAGCAAATCGAAGAAGACGAACTGCATTCGCTCTACATTCGCCAGCGCTTCGGCAAAGCCGAAATCGATTTCATTCTGCGCATGGTGCCGGAGTACTTTTGGCGCAGCGCGCGCTTGAGCTACGACGGCTACTGGCTCGGCACGTGCGATCTGTTGCAGGCGCCCGACTATCGCGAGCTGGCGAGCGGCAGCTTCGCCGAAACGCCCGACCTGCCGCAGCTCATGCAACGCTCGCTCAGCCGGGATTCGCTGTTCCATCAAATGATCGCGGAACTGCACCGGCAGCCCTGCGGCCACACCCTCCGTGAGCAGCAATACTGCCTGGGTTGCTTCAGCAGGCGCATTGTCGACATGGTGCACCGGCGCTACGGCAGCCAATGGGCGACGGTGCCGCATGCTGCCTGA